Part of the Aureitalea marina genome, GGAATCGGATTGGAGCTCTGCTTCCTATTTCTACAGCCTCGTCGCCCTATCGGCAGAGATGACTGTAACACTGACAAGCTATAAACCGGAAAGCTTACAAGGAGATGCGGCATTGACCAAAATTTATGCTGAACTCGGCGTGCAATCAAAGTTTGATCCGACTAATGCGTCACTAGTCCTAAGTAAAAGGCAGGGACATGAGCTGCCGGATCGTTTGGAGCTGAACCTGGCAGATACACCGGACCTAGCTCAAACCATTGCTGCCAGCTGTGCCGGGCTGGGGATAGGTTGCCACTTAACCGGGCTGCATACCCTAAAGATCAAGGAGACCGACAGACTGGAAGCCCTGAAGGCAGAGTTAGGGAAGTTGGGAGCTCTGATCAGTGTTGGTCAGGACTGGTTGACGTTAGATGCTGGAACTAAGTTGATACCAAATCAGTATATCGAAACCTATCACGATCATCGGATGGCCATGGCAATTGCACCACTTGCCCTATATGTTCCCATGACGGTATTAGATGCCGGAGTAGTTTCCAAGTCCTACCCTTCATTTTGGAGTGACCTGGCAATGACCGGGATTGGTCAGGTTGAGGGGTAAATAATCTCCAAATTACTTGACAACCCCTCTTTCGAGATTGTATATTTGCACCTTCGCTAAAAAATCACTTCGCTTATGGGAATGAAACTTTCCAATTTCAACTTCGAGCTGCCTATGGATCTGTTGGCAGAGTACCCCGCAACCAATCGGGATGAAGCCAGATTAATGGTGCTGAATCGTGCAGAAAAGACTATAGAGCATAAGATGTTCAAAGATTTGATCGATTATTTCGAGGAAGACGACGTACTGGTCCTTAATAACACTAAAGTTTTTCCCGCTCGACTTTTTGGAAACAAGGAAAAGACAGGTGCGCGCATCGAGGTATTTTTGCTACGCGAATTGAATCCTGAGACCAGGCTTTGGGATGTATTGGTAGATCCAGCTCGTAAGATCAGAATTGGGAATAAACTGTATTTCGGTGAGGACGAGTCCCTTGTGGCCGAGGTCATAGACAACACAACATCCCGGGGTAGAACGCTACGATTCTTATTCGATGGATCATACGAAGAGTTTAGAAACAAATTGAGCGAATTGGGAGAAACTCCCCTGCCAAAATACATCAAGCGTGAGGTGGAGCCTGAAGATGCCGAGCGCTATCAGACCATCTTTGCGAAAGAGGAAGGTGCCGTTGCGGCTCCAACAGCCGGATTACACTTTTC contains:
- the queA gene encoding tRNA preQ1(34) S-adenosylmethionine ribosyltransferase-isomerase QueA encodes the protein MKLSNFNFELPMDLLAEYPATNRDEARLMVLNRAEKTIEHKMFKDLIDYFEEDDVLVLNNTKVFPARLFGNKEKTGARIEVFLLRELNPETRLWDVLVDPARKIRIGNKLYFGEDESLVAEVIDNTTSRGRTLRFLFDGSYEEFRNKLSELGETPLPKYIKREVEPEDAERYQTIFAKEEGAVAAPTAGLHFSKHLMKRLEIKGTRFAEITLHVGLGTFNPVEVEDLSKHKMDSEEITIASDAVHTINQALVQKRRVCAVGTTVMRALESSVSSNSTLNEYQGWTNKFIFPPYDFSIANAMVTNFHTPKSTLLMMVSAFAGHEFIKEAYAEAIKEKYKFYSYGDAMLIL